AATGTGGATCTGGCCAGACGAAGCGGAATCGCCACCAATCGGGCAATTATGGTAGATGACTATATGCGCACCAATGTATCGGATATCTACGCAGTTGGGGAATGTGCTGAACATCGGGGAATTAGTTATGGTCTGGTGGCCCCCTTATACGAGCAAGGAAAAGTACTCGCACGTACACTCTGTGGACAGGAAACTTCTGAATATAAGGGTTCAATTCCTTATTCACAACTGAAGGTATCGGGGGTTGATGTTTTCTCGGCGGGTGAGATCAGTGGGGAAGGCATGCAGACCGCCATTCAACATCTGGATGGCATTCAAGGCACATATAAAAAAGTGCTGATGCAGGCTGGCAAAGTGCGTGGAGCCATTTTATTTGGAGATACAACCGAAGGAACGGCATTGCTTGGACTGGTGCAACGAGGTGCGGATGTGGCGGAATTGGCTCCGAACCCGGCTGAGATGGCTGCTGCGGCATTACCGGCTCAGGAGACCGTATGTGCCTGCAACAATGTCACCAAGGCGGCCATTATGAAAGCTATTCAGGAACAGGGTCTCGAGACGGCAGATCAGGTGAAGGAGCAGACTAAAGCGTCGGGTTCATGCGGTGGCTGTCGTCCGATGGTGGTTGCTCTATTGAAACATACGCATAACCTGAAAAATAACGGGGGTACTGGTGTGGTAGCCATACCGGATAAACCTGCTCCAATGCCTGTGTGCAGTTGTACGGATCTTGGGCATGCAGAGTTGAAGGGAATACTGGCTGACATCAATGTTCTGGAGACAGGGCTACCAGACATATCTTTGATCTTGCAGAAGCTGGGTTGGGGTTCGGAGCTTGGTTGCTCGGTATGTCGTCCCGTAATTCATTATTACTTACAGGTATCCGGTGGAACGATGGTTGTTCGAGAGATCGAAGCTCACTCAGAGGTTCAGGTGCGCTGGGATGATCAGATCCCGCTTTCATCCTATGCAATAGATGCCAAGGGGTTGGCTGCACAACTTCGTGAGAGTTGGATCGGCGCTGCGATGCCGTCGCCGGTGAATATGGGAGTTGCACCAGGGCCGGGGTCATTGGTGAGCGCACTGGTGCAGGATATTGGCTTGCTGGCTTCACCAGCTGGATGGGAGATCTACGCAGGCGGTCATGCAGAGCATCCGGTCAAACAAGGTGGCTTGATTGGGGTGGCTGAAACAGAGGTGCAAGCGGCCACACTCGCATCAGCCTGTCTTCAATGGTATCGCCAAACCGCTTGGTATGATGAGCCGTTATGGGCATGGACGGAACGATTGGGATTCATGT
This Paenibacillus xylanexedens DNA region includes the following protein-coding sequences:
- the nirB gene encoding nitrite reductase large subunit NirB: MSRSKLVIIGNGMAGVKCVEEIIALEPDTYEIVIYGNEPRPNYNRIMLSKVLQGEHSLQDIIINDWTWYAEHHIRLCIGETVHRIDTRGKYIETESGLKETYDVLILATGSSPFIPPIPGMDKERVMSFRTIDDCTRMSDYSKTYRKAAVIGGGLLGLEAARGLLHLGMEAVVVHNAPYIMNRQLDEKAAAMLQQELEGQGMSFLLAKNTQKITGRSQVQGLQFTDGSKLEAQVVIVAVGIRPNVDLARRSGIATNRAIMVDDYMRTNVSDIYAVGECAEHRGISYGLVAPLYEQGKVLARTLCGQETSEYKGSIPYSQLKVSGVDVFSAGEISGEGMQTAIQHLDGIQGTYKKVLMQAGKVRGAILFGDTTEGTALLGLVQRGADVAELAPNPAEMAAAALPAQETVCACNNVTKAAIMKAIQEQGLETADQVKEQTKASGSCGGCRPMVVALLKHTHNLKNNGGTGVVAIPDKPAPMPVCSCTDLGHAELKGILADINVLETGLPDISLILQKLGWGSELGCSVCRPVIHYYLQVSGGTMVVREIEAHSEVQVRWDDQIPLSSYAIDAKGLAAQLRESWIGAAMPSPVNMGVAPGPGSLVSALVQDIGLLASPAGWEIYAGGHAEHPVKQGGLIGVAETEVQAATLASACLQWYRQTAWYDEPLWAWTERLGFMSIRETLLDDQLQKELAATLQADI